In Flavobacterium lacustre, a genomic segment contains:
- a CDS encoding SusC/RagA family TonB-linked outer membrane protein, which produces MKTTWKMLTTQLSLFTLSKFNFRKSGFVCLLFLMLCIGNTYAKTSYSELYVQKEIKISGKVTDVKGNSIPGVNVFEKGTNNAVQTNYDGVFTISVNSNQAVLVFEFIGMKTVEKSLSNSETLNVVLEDETSELKEVVVVGYGTQKKASVVGAISTLKPSVLQVGTSRTLGNNLGGQITGVIAVQRSGEPGYDASDIKIRGISTFAGGTNPLVLVDGIERNLNDVDIASIESFSVLKDAAASAVYGVRGANGVILVNTKRGFVGKPIIQVRTESAIQEPTKLPKFIKAAPYMSLINELASDANKPQPFTEDRITKTANGYDPDLYPDVNWIDAITNDYSATTRTSLNVAGGSEILRYALTASYYNEKGILATDPKQSYDSETRLNRATVRTNIDINLSKTTLFRVNVGGFLQQLNKGDSSTDYLFNTAFETTPYAHPAIYSDGTIPKVPARPNPWAVSTQQGYYKQGNSKIESFVSLEQDFGNLITPGLKGKLVYSFDNYSANRVTRHKDPDYYNVALGRDISGNLIHDIQQYGQEFLGFSNGGEYGDRRVYLEASTTYGRTFGKHDLNGLLLYNQNSYDNGGIQPFRHQGFAGRASYGFDRKYIGEFNFGYNGSENFAKGERFGFFPSVALGWVASEEKFMEPIKDIVSKLKFRGSYGLVGNDNIGSERRFAYQTTINGNSSGYSWGTGTGNYIGGIQEGEVGVDNLTWEKVAKTDVGLELGLWNMLDLTVDIFKEKRKDIFIRRATVPTQGGFINTPFANFGKMENKGIEIALNLNKQITPDFFMNWRANFTYVQNKVTERDEPALVKELYPYKSSTGIQNNTLWGQTALGLYTTADFDAVTGLLNADLPKSELGGLVRPGDIKYLDKNADGVINALDEGFIGGTRDPQIIYGFGSTSKYKQFDLSFFWQGTAKTYEIIGQGGEDSARFIPGSGTGTLGNIYTNYNDRWTEENQSQDVFWPRLSYGTNTNNSVSSTWWKKDMSFIRLKSIELGYSLKKTTAEKIKLTGLRGYVSGNNLFYLSKFKLWDPELDTRTGLKYPSSKSILFGLEISL; this is translated from the coding sequence ATGAAAACGACTTGGAAAATGTTAACAACGCAATTAAGCTTATTTACCTTGAGTAAGTTTAATTTTCGTAAGTCTGGATTTGTTTGTCTGCTATTTCTAATGCTTTGCATTGGGAATACGTATGCAAAAACCAGTTATTCGGAGCTTTATGTTCAGAAAGAAATTAAAATATCAGGTAAAGTAACAGATGTTAAGGGAAATTCAATACCTGGTGTGAATGTGTTTGAAAAAGGTACTAATAATGCTGTACAAACAAATTATGACGGAGTTTTTACGATTTCAGTAAACTCAAATCAAGCAGTACTTGTATTTGAATTTATTGGAATGAAAACAGTCGAAAAGTCCTTGAGTAATTCTGAAACACTAAATGTTGTGTTAGAAGATGAAACTAGTGAACTTAAGGAAGTGGTAGTTGTAGGTTACGGTACTCAGAAAAAAGCCTCGGTTGTTGGGGCGATTAGTACATTAAAGCCTTCTGTATTACAAGTTGGGACTTCTCGTACGCTTGGAAACAATTTGGGAGGTCAAATTACAGGTGTAATTGCGGTTCAGCGTTCTGGTGAGCCTGGTTATGATGCCTCAGATATTAAGATTCGTGGAATTTCTACTTTTGCGGGAGGTACAAACCCTCTTGTATTGGTAGATGGAATCGAAAGAAATTTAAACGATGTTGATATAGCGTCTATTGAATCTTTCTCTGTTTTGAAAGATGCTGCTGCAAGTGCGGTTTATGGAGTGCGAGGTGCAAATGGTGTTATTTTAGTAAATACCAAAAGAGGTTTTGTAGGAAAGCCAATCATACAAGTTAGAACGGAGTCAGCTATTCAGGAGCCTACAAAATTGCCTAAATTTATTAAAGCTGCCCCTTACATGAGCTTGATAAACGAATTAGCTTCTGATGCTAATAAACCACAACCATTTACTGAAGATCGTATTACAAAAACCGCTAATGGTTATGATCCGGATTTGTATCCAGATGTAAACTGGATAGATGCAATTACTAATGATTATTCGGCTACCACAAGAACCAGCTTGAATGTTGCTGGTGGATCTGAAATTTTGAGATATGCATTGACGGCTTCTTATTATAATGAGAAAGGTATTCTTGCAACTGATCCTAAACAATCTTATGATTCAGAAACTCGTTTAAACAGAGCTACTGTTCGAACAAACATAGATATTAATTTATCCAAAACTACTTTATTTAGAGTAAATGTTGGTGGATTTTTACAACAACTTAACAAAGGAGACAGTAGTACTGATTATTTGTTTAATACTGCTTTTGAAACTACTCCATATGCGCACCCTGCTATTTATTCGGACGGTACCATTCCTAAAGTACCTGCACGACCAAACCCATGGGCTGTTTCAACGCAACAAGGATATTACAAACAAGGGAATAGTAAAATTGAAAGTTTCGTTTCGTTAGAGCAAGACTTTGGCAATCTTATTACTCCAGGATTAAAAGGGAAGTTAGTGTATTCATTTGATAATTATTCTGCTAACAGAGTTACTCGTCATAAAGACCCGGATTATTATAATGTTGCTCTTGGAAGAGATATTTCAGGGAATTTAATTCATGATATTCAACAGTATGGTCAAGAATTTCTTGGGTTTAGTAATGGGGGAGAATATGGAGACAGACGCGTTTATTTAGAGGCGAGTACGACTTACGGACGTACTTTTGGAAAACACGATCTAAATGGTTTGTTGCTGTATAATCAAAATAGTTATGATAATGGAGGGATTCAGCCTTTTAGACATCAAGGATTTGCAGGAAGAGCTTCTTATGGTTTTGACAGAAAGTATATAGGGGAATTCAACTTTGGTTATAACGGATCCGAAAATTTTGCAAAAGGAGAGCGTTTTGGTTTTTTTCCATCGGTAGCTTTGGGTTGGGTTGCTAGTGAAGAAAAATTTATGGAGCCGATCAAAGACATTGTTAGCAAACTTAAATTTCGTGGTTCTTATGGTTTAGTTGGGAATGATAATATTGGGTCAGAAAGAAGGTTCGCTTATCAAACAACAATTAATGGTAATTCATCAGGATACAGCTGGGGTACAGGTACCGGTAATTATATAGGAGGTATTCAAGAAGGTGAAGTAGGAGTAGATAATTTGACTTGGGAAAAAGTAGCAAAAACAGATGTTGGTTTAGAATTAGGGTTATGGAATATGCTTGATTTGACAGTAGATATTTTCAAAGAAAAAAGGAAAGATATCTTTATCAGACGTGCTACTGTTCCTACTCAGGGAGGATTCATCAACACTCCATTTGCTAATTTTGGAAAAATGGAAAACAAAGGAATTGAGATTGCATTGAATCTTAACAAGCAAATAACTCCTGATTTCTTTATGAACTGGCGTGCCAATTTTACATATGTACAAAATAAAGTGACAGAAAGAGATGAGCCTGCTCTTGTAAAAGAATTGTATCCTTACAAATCATCTACAGGTATTCAAAACAACACATTATGGGGACAAACCGCTTTAGGGTTATATACTACAGCTGATTTTGACGCAGTTACTGGGTTGTTAAATGCAGATTTACCAAAATCAGAGCTTGGTGGTCTTGTTCGTCCTGGAGATATAAAATATTTAGATAAAAATGCTGATGGTGTTATAAACGCATTAGATGAAGGTTTCATAGGCGGAACAAGAGATCCTCAGATTATTTATGGATTCGGAAGTACATCTAAGTACAAACAATTTGATTTGAGTTTTTTCTGGCAAGGAACAGCAAAAACATATGAAATCATAGGACAAGGTGGTGAGGATTCTGCTCGTTTTATTCCTGGAAGCGGTACAGGTACTTTAGGTAATATTTACACTAATTATAACGACCGTTGGACGGAAGAAAATCAAAGTCAAGATGTATTTTGGCCTAGATTGAGTTATGGTACAAACACTAACAACTCTGTTTCATCTACTTGGTGGAAAAAAGATATGAGCTTCATTCGTTTGAAATCAATTGAACTTGGATATTCATTGAAAAAAACTACGGCTGAAAAAATTAAATTAACCGGATTAAGAGGGTATGTAAGCGGAAACAATTTGTTTTACTTATCAAAATTTAAACTTTGGGATCCAGAGTTAGACACAAGAACAGGCTTGAAATATCCATCTTCAAAATCAATTCTTTTTGGTTTAGAAATCAGTTTATAA
- a CDS encoding glycoside hydrolase family 43 protein — translation MKQILFFLFVVFYSRTIAQTIVSDNHKNNNPIFKGWYADPEGIIFNKTYWVYPTFSAPYNDQVFLDAFSSPDLTHWTKHSRIIDTSAVKWAKRAMWAPSIIKNKNKYFLFFGANDIQNDKEIGGIGIAVASKPEGPYKDYLGKPLVDKFHNGAQPIDQFVFRDKDGQHYLIYGGWRHCNIAKLKGDFTGFIPFKDKTVFKEITPENYVEGPFMFIRNNKYYFMWSEGGWTGPDYSVAYAIADSPMGPFKRIGKILAQNPKIATGAGHHSVINVPNSDKYYIIYHRRPLTETDANSRETCIEEMHFDENGYIKPVVITNEGVKEHLIK, via the coding sequence ATGAAACAAATTTTATTTTTTCTTTTTGTTGTTTTTTACTCAAGAACAATTGCACAAACAATAGTTTCTGATAATCATAAAAACAACAACCCAATATTCAAAGGTTGGTACGCCGATCCAGAGGGAATTATTTTTAATAAAACTTATTGGGTTTATCCAACTTTTTCTGCTCCGTATAATGATCAGGTTTTTCTGGATGCTTTTTCTTCTCCGGATTTAACACATTGGACAAAACATTCCCGAATCATAGACACATCAGCTGTTAAATGGGCAAAGAGAGCGATGTGGGCGCCTTCTATCATTAAAAATAAAAATAAATATTTCTTGTTTTTTGGAGCAAATGATATTCAGAATGACAAGGAGATTGGAGGAATTGGTATTGCTGTCGCATCAAAACCTGAAGGCCCATATAAAGATTATTTGGGAAAACCCTTAGTTGATAAATTCCATAATGGTGCGCAACCAATAGATCAATTTGTTTTCAGAGATAAGGATGGGCAACATTATTTAATTTATGGAGGATGGAGACATTGTAATATTGCAAAATTAAAGGGTGATTTTACGGGTTTTATCCCTTTCAAAGACAAAACTGTTTTCAAAGAAATTACTCCTGAAAACTATGTTGAGGGTCCTTTTATGTTTATCAGAAATAATAAATATTACTTTATGTGGTCTGAAGGTGGTTGGACAGGACCTGATTATTCCGTGGCCTATGCTATAGCAGATTCTCCGATGGGACCTTTCAAAAGAATTGGAAAAATATTGGCACAAAACCCTAAAATTGCTACTGGAGCAGGACATCATTCAGTCATAAATGTACCTAATTCTGATAAGTATTATATTATTTACCATAGAAGACCGCTTACTGAAACTGATGCAAATTCAAGAGAAACTTGTATAGAGGAAATGCATTTTGATGAAAATGGGTATATAAAACCCGTTGTTATAACTAACGAAGGCGTAAAAGAACATTTGATTAAATAA
- a CDS encoding TIM-barrel domain-containing protein → MNFKTIISSILFISAGITIYAQQVPLLKKSVVGNRIVEFIPKGFDKTKTPSLILASETKSKGKLPLDWSLIPEFAFKNNKASAVLNLKGDISLYGGGEVTGPLLRNGQSIKLWNTDTGAYSVEGGKRLYQTHPWVMGVRKDGSAFGIIFDSTWKAELITNSDQIIYNSEGALFRVYVIDRKSPQEVIKGLSELIGTIKLPPRWALGYHQCRFSYDSEKRVMEIAETFREKKIPADVIWMDIDYMQGYRVFTFDSIRFKNPKVLNDNLHKKGFKAVYMIDPGVKVDKDYSVYKTGTENDVWVKKQNGEEYHGKVWPGDCAFPDFTNPKARNWWAGLYKDFLNTGIDGVWNDMNEPAVNDNDFPEDKRLGTMPYDTPHKGGGNLPQGSHLLYHNAYGRLMVEASYDGILKTNPTKRPFLLTRSNLLGGQRYAATWTGDNYASVEHMKLSVPMSLTLGLSGQPFNGPDIGGFLGDTSGDLWANWLGFGAFMPFARGHACAGTNNKEPWAYGAEIEKTSRIALERRYRLLPYLYTLFYQSSKEGMPVMAPVFFADVKDSRLRAEEQAFLMGENLLVVPAFAKNPMLPSGIWEELNLVEGEKTDKYQAKLSIRGGSIIPAGKVIQNAGENSFDPLSLFVCLDANGKAKGELYLDSGDGFGFEKGDYSLLTFSAEKNKNTVTVKISGQQGKRNCNEELKKINVNLLLNGKTYLGSGTLKGGVTITLK, encoded by the coding sequence ATGAATTTTAAAACTATAATATCTTCAATATTATTTATTTCAGCAGGTATAACAATCTATGCCCAACAAGTCCCTCTGCTAAAAAAATCAGTGGTAGGCAATCGTATAGTAGAATTTATACCTAAAGGTTTTGATAAAACTAAGACACCTTCATTGATTCTTGCATCTGAAACCAAATCAAAAGGTAAGCTGCCATTAGATTGGTCTTTAATTCCTGAATTTGCATTCAAAAATAATAAGGCAAGTGCTGTTTTAAATTTGAAAGGAGATATAAGTTTATATGGAGGAGGAGAAGTTACAGGACCTCTTTTACGTAACGGTCAGTCTATTAAATTATGGAATACAGATACCGGTGCTTACAGCGTAGAAGGCGGCAAAAGATTATATCAGACACATCCATGGGTAATGGGTGTGCGTAAAGACGGTTCTGCATTCGGAATTATTTTTGACAGTACATGGAAAGCAGAGTTAATTACAAACTCAGATCAGATAATTTATAATTCTGAAGGTGCTTTGTTTAGGGTCTATGTAATTGATAGAAAATCGCCTCAGGAAGTGATAAAAGGACTTTCTGAATTAATAGGCACAATCAAATTACCACCTCGTTGGGCATTAGGCTATCATCAATGCCGATTTTCTTATGACAGCGAAAAGCGTGTAATGGAAATAGCCGAAACTTTCAGAGAAAAGAAAATTCCCGCCGATGTAATTTGGATGGATATTGATTATATGCAAGGATATAGAGTATTTACATTTGACAGTATCCGATTTAAAAATCCTAAAGTTTTAAATGATAATTTGCATAAAAAAGGTTTTAAGGCTGTTTACATGATTGATCCCGGAGTAAAAGTAGATAAAGATTATTCTGTTTATAAAACGGGTACCGAAAATGATGTATGGGTTAAGAAACAGAACGGAGAAGAATATCACGGAAAAGTATGGCCGGGCGATTGTGCTTTTCCTGATTTTACGAATCCAAAAGCTCGAAATTGGTGGGCTGGACTTTACAAAGATTTCTTAAATACGGGTATTGATGGAGTTTGGAACGATATGAATGAACCTGCTGTAAATGATAATGATTTTCCGGAAGATAAACGCTTGGGAACAATGCCTTATGATACACCACATAAAGGCGGTGGTAATTTACCTCAGGGTTCACACTTACTTTATCACAACGCTTACGGTCGATTAATGGTAGAGGCTTCATATGATGGGATTTTAAAAACAAACCCAACGAAGCGTCCTTTTCTTTTAACCAGATCTAATTTACTGGGAGGACAACGATATGCGGCAACATGGACAGGCGATAACTATGCTAGTGTTGAGCACATGAAATTATCAGTGCCCATGTCTCTTACACTAGGATTATCGGGTCAGCCTTTTAACGGTCCAGATATTGGAGGTTTCCTTGGAGATACAAGTGGGGACTTATGGGCAAATTGGCTTGGCTTTGGAGCATTTATGCCTTTTGCACGTGGGCACGCCTGTGCAGGAACAAATAATAAAGAACCTTGGGCTTACGGCGCAGAAATTGAAAAAACTTCCCGTATCGCATTAGAAAGACGTTATCGCTTGCTTCCTTATTTGTACACACTTTTTTATCAATCCTCTAAAGAAGGAATGCCTGTAATGGCTCCGGTATTTTTTGCTGACGTTAAAGATTCTCGCCTTAGAGCTGAGGAACAGGCTTTCTTGATGGGAGAGAATCTTTTGGTAGTGCCTGCATTTGCTAAAAATCCGATGCTTCCTTCTGGTATTTGGGAAGAGTTAAATCTTGTAGAAGGTGAGAAAACAGATAAATATCAGGCAAAATTGAGTATTAGAGGAGGAAGTATTATTCCTGCAGGTAAAGTTATCCAGAATGCTGGAGAGAATTCCTTTGATCCATTAAGTCTTTTTGTTTGCCTTGATGCTAATGGTAAGGCAAAGGGAGAGCTTTATTTAGATTCAGGTGATGGATTTGGATTCGAGAAAGGGGATTACTCGTTACTAACTTTTAGTGCAGAAAAAAACAAGAATACTGTTACAGTTAAGATTTCCGGTCAACAAGGCAAAAGAAATTGCAATGAGGAATTGAAAAAAATAAATGTAAATTTATTACTTAACGGTAAAACTTATCTAGGTTCTGGTACTCTTAAAGGTGGAGTTACCATTACTTTAAAATAG